In Rattus norvegicus strain BN/NHsdMcwi chromosome 1, GRCr8, whole genome shotgun sequence, a genomic segment contains:
- the Afdnl1 gene encoding sperm motility kinase 3A-like — MSFGSKRESERLRSQGSSCTESFCSQYLVLNTIGHGFHAAVKLAVHRLTGTPVAVKMILKRQQWCQQVTSEVEIMMRINHPNIVSLIQVIDTEKITYLIMELAKGNQLYSHIKEAGHLQEDEARGIFRQLLSAVGYCHEEGIIHRDLKPDNLLVDTKGRIKIIDFGSATQVWPGQKLRKPYGTYAFSAPELLLGKFYEGPKVDVWALGVILYYMTVGKVPFEAASIPLLRRQIVLGTYVVPPGLSEELQDLLSLLLKVNSQQRPTIPDLLTHPWLKIDSEGFPQPCKELIPLRPDPAILRAMQDIGFEAQEVKDSLDQKKFNQSMACYYLLEKQALQECDNPTRPHPCMTPFPTLDYPATSVRGLRSRGSEPRWLGSSSDSQGSDLGQTPSHRLVKRASWPGGLLCRPRQIAPTVELTHRISISDPCFSSVHSRGKKTINTESTEDKSSDSAEVKPVASRPWPKRFRGWVKNIRNGLMNLCCCIPSRKKPPLGHNRVVPQK, encoded by the coding sequence ATGAGCTTCGGGAGCAAACGGGAGTCAGAAAGGCTCCGATCTCAGGGCAGCTCTTGCACAGAGAGTTTCTGCTCTCAATATTTGGTTTTGAATACCATCGGCCATGGTTTCCACGCGGCCGTGAAGTTGGCCGTGCACCGCCTCACAGGTACCCCCGTGGCTGTCAAAATGATCCTCAAGAGACAACAGTGGTGCCAGCAGGTCACATCTGAGGTAGAAATCATGATGAGGATCAACCACCCAAATATTGTATCTCTCATACAAGTCATTGACACTGAAAAGATAACATACCTCATCATGGAGTTGGCCAAGGGGAACCAGCTTTATTCTCACATCAAAGAGGCTGGCCATCTGCAGGAGGATGAAGCACGGGGCATATTCAGACAATTATTAAGTGCTGTGGGATACTGCCATGAAGAAGGCATTATACACCGGGACCTTAAACCCGATAATCTGTTAGTCGATACCAAGGGAAGAATTAAAATCATTGATTTTGGTTCTGCCACTCAAGTGTGGCCTGGGCAAAAGTTGAGAAAGCCCTATGGGACTTAtgcattttctgctcctgagctgTTACTCGGGAAATTTTATGAGGGCCCCAAGGTCGACGTGTGGGCCCTAGGAGTAATTCTTTATTATATGACAGTTGGAAAGGTCCCATTTGAGGCTGCCAGCATACCGCTACTCCGAAGGCAAATTGTGTTAGGGACGTACGTTGTCCCACCTGGCCTGTCAGAAGAGCTACAAGACCTGCTGAGTCTTTTATTGAAAGTGAACTCCCAGCAGAGGCCcacaattcctgatcttttgacTCATCCCTGGCTTAAGATAGACTCAGAGGGGTTCCCACAACCTTGTAAGGAACTcatccccctcaggccagacccagcCATTCTTAGAGCAATGCAGGACATTGGATTTGAAGCCCAAGAGGTTAAAGACTCCCTCgatcagaagaaattcaaccaAAGTATGGCTTGTTATTACCTATTGGAAAAGCAGGCTCTTCAGGAGTGTGACAACCCAACCCGGCCTCATCCATGCATGACCCCATTCCCGACCCTTGATTACCCTGCTACTTCAGTGCGAGGGCTCAGAAGTCGAGGAAGCGAGCCCAGATGGCTCGGGTCATCCTCCGATAGTCAAGGTTCTGACCTCGGCCAGACTCCTAGTCATCGATTAGTCAAGAGGGCCAGTTGGCCTGGCGGTCTTCTCTGCAGGCCACGTCAGATAGCACCCACAGTGGAGCTAACCCACAGAATTTCTATTAGTGACCCCTGCTTTTCTTCAGTGcacagcagaggcaagaagaccaTCAACACTGAAAGCACAGAAGACAAATCCAGTGACTCAGCAGAGGTTAAGCCTGTCGCAAGCAGGCCCTGGCCCAAAAGATTTAGGGGGTGGGTCAAGAACATCCGAAATGGCCTGATGAACCTGTGTTGCTGCATTCCGTCCAGAAAAAAACCTCCCCTGGGGCACAACAGAGTTGTTCCCCAGAAATGA